The genomic window GCGCGAGACTGGCGAGTACGACATCGACCTGCAGCTGCACGCCGACGTCGTCGCTACCGTTAAGGTAGTTGTCGAAGCCGAATAAGCGTCTACCGGCAGGCTTGACGCCGTTGCGGGTCGGATAACCTCGGCCTGAAGGGCGCCAATTTCCCGCCAGTCGCGCTACAATCGGGCGCTGGATTCCCTGCGGATCCAGCGCCCGATCTGTTTTGGTAGCCGGAACAACGATGAACGACGAGTACGCCGTAGCAGAAGAAGACCTGCAAGCCGACGACACCTCGCCACTGCCGCACTCGGTAGAGGCGGAGCAGTCTGTCCTCGGTGGCCTGATGCTGGATTCCAGCCGCATCGATAGTGTGGCCGAGCAGCTCAGCGAACAGGACTTTTTCGTCGCCAGCCACCGCACGATCTTCACGGTCATGACACAGCTGGCGGATGGTGAGCAGCCGCTGGATATCGTCACCCTGGCCGAAGCACTGGCCAGCCGGGACCTGCTTGCCGAAGTGGGCGGCCCCGCGTACCTGGCCGAACTGGCCGAAAACACCCCCTCCGCGGCGAATATCGTCGCCTACGCGAAGATCGTGCGCGAGCGCTCCATGCTGCGTCAGCTGATTGCTGCCGCCGGTGAGATCAGTCGCACCAGTTTCAATCCCGGAGGTCTGGCGTCCACCGATCTGCTGCAGATGGCCGAGCGCCGGGTGGCAGAGATTGCCGAAGGTCGGGCCAAAGAGGGCGGCTTTGTCGGCGTCGATGCGCTGCTCAAGAAGACCGTCGAGCGTATCGACGAGTTGTTCAAGACCGAGGGCGATATCACCGGCCTCGGCACCGGCCTGACGGAGCTGGACCAGCGCACCTCAGGCTGGCAGCCGGGTGAGCTGATTATCCTCGCCGCCCGTCCATCCATGGGCAAGACCGCCCTGGCGCTGAACTTTATCGAAACTGCCATGCTGACCCAGGACAATCCCACCCTGGTGTTCAGCATGGAGATGCCGTCCGACGCGCTGGTCATGCGGATGCTTTCCTCCATCGGACGTATCGACCAGGGGCGTATCCGCAATGGCAAGTTGCAGGAAGACGACTGGCCGAAGCTCTCCAGTGCCGTGCAGAAGATGAAGGGCCGGGCGCTCTATATCGACGATACGCCGGCCCTGTCCCCGAGCGAGGTGCGCGCCCGCACCAAGCGCACGGTGCGCGACCACACCAACAAGCTGATGCGGGACAACCCGAAGCTGAGCCGCGAAGAGGCCGAGGCCAAGAGCATGCCGGCGCTGATCATGCTCGACTACCTGCAGCTGATGCAGGTAAAAGGGGCGACCGAAGGGCGTACCCAGGAGATTTCCGAGATTTCCCGCTCCCTGAAGGGGTTGGCCAAGGAGTACAACTGTCCGGTCATCGCCCTGTCGCAGCTAAACCGGGGTGTGGAGCAGCGCCCCAACAAGCGCCCGATGAACTCGGACCTGCGGGAATCTGGTGCCATCGAGCAGGATGCGGACGTGATCCTGTTCATCTACCGGGATGAGTACTACAACGAGGACAGCCCGGACAAGGGCATGGCGGAGTTGATCATCGGCAAGCAGCGTAACGGCGAAATTGGTACCTGCCGAGCGGCATTCGTAGGCAAGTACACGCGCTTCGATAACCTGGCCCCGGAGTTTTATCAGGGCGACTGATCAGCTGGCACGAGTCAGCATCCCGATCAAAAAGGGCGAACCGATTGGTTCGCCCTTTTTCGTTGGTCGTATGCTGCGGCACCCACAATGGTGCAATGCGGGATGATCCCTAGATCTGTACCACGACGTAGACTTCCCGCCCATCCCGCTGGGTGGGCATGAAATAGTCTCCACCGAAGCGATAGTACTGCACGCCGTTGATCACTTCGGCGGTATAACCGGGTGGCAGCGTCTCGATCACCTGGCCC from Microbulbifer aggregans includes these protein-coding regions:
- the dnaB gene encoding replicative DNA helicase; translated protein: MNDEYAVAEEDLQADDTSPLPHSVEAEQSVLGGLMLDSSRIDSVAEQLSEQDFFVASHRTIFTVMTQLADGEQPLDIVTLAEALASRDLLAEVGGPAYLAELAENTPSAANIVAYAKIVRERSMLRQLIAAAGEISRTSFNPGGLASTDLLQMAERRVAEIAEGRAKEGGFVGVDALLKKTVERIDELFKTEGDITGLGTGLTELDQRTSGWQPGELIILAARPSMGKTALALNFIETAMLTQDNPTLVFSMEMPSDALVMRMLSSIGRIDQGRIRNGKLQEDDWPKLSSAVQKMKGRALYIDDTPALSPSEVRARTKRTVRDHTNKLMRDNPKLSREEAEAKSMPALIMLDYLQLMQVKGATEGRTQEISEISRSLKGLAKEYNCPVIALSQLNRGVEQRPNKRPMNSDLRESGAIEQDADVILFIYRDEYYNEDSPDKGMAELIIGKQRNGEIGTCRAAFVGKYTRFDNLAPEFYQGD